The Methylomonas montana DNA window ACTGCCGCAACTGCTCGAACAATTTGTTAATATGACCCAATCCAACCGTTAGCCATTCAAACCACAGAGACAGCCATGGGCAAGTGCTTCAACGAACTATCCGCCAAATATATCCACTTTATCAGCGTACAGAAACTGTTTTTCGTCGGGATGGCGGCCGACACAGCCGAGTAAATATTTCGCCCAAGGGCATGGACTCCCTCAGGGTGCTGGGTCCGAACCGGGTCGCGTGGCAAAACACCAGGGGTAGTGGTAACGAAACCTCGGCACATATCCAGCAAGCCCCGCGAATGACCACCCTATTTGCGCCTTTGACGGTACTGAGGCTTTACGGCATAGCGAAGGTCGTTCATCAGTACGACCCTGAATGGGATGATCTTTTTGTCCGGTTTAAACCGCTGCCCTGTCCCTGGCAAACTTCACGACGTATATAGCATTGAACAAATGAAAAACTACAGGGAAATAGCATGACCGCAAAAGAACACTATGACCGGCATCTTGGCGGTTTTTATGCATGGATGGTTGGAGACTTCGATGCCAGGCAAAAAGAACATCAACACTTCTTGGAAGCCAGCGGCCTATTGCCACATAGCACTTCAATCGCCTTAGATCTAGGGGCAGGGCATGGTATACAAAGTGTTTCCCTGGCAAAATTGGGATATACGGTAAAAGCGATTGATTTTAACAAACAGCTTTTGTCCGAGTTAATCGACAATACGCAGAGACTTTCCGTTACCGGCTTTAATGACGATATTCGTCTGGTAAAAAAATATGCTGATCCCAAACCTGAGCTGATTATTTGCTGGGGCGACACACTGACACATCTTGAAAGTTTGGACGATATTAGGCAATTCGTTATCGATTGCTGCGAATCATTAATCGAAGGCGGAAAACTGATCTTATCTTTTCGAGATTATTCAACGGCACTCTCGGGCGATCAGCGCTTCATCCCCGTAAAAAGTGACGACACAAAAATTCTGACGTGCTGTTTGGATTATGAAGCAGACAGGGTGCGGGTGACGGATTTGTTGCAGGTTAAAACGGAAAACGGCTGGCAGCAAAAAGTGAGTTCCTATTATAAAGTCCGTGTTTCACCAAACGACGTTGTGAAAATCCTTGCCGACTGTGGCTTGAGGATGGCGTTTAACGAAGTCGTCAACCGAATGACTACCATAATAGCGATTAAGGCAGTGTCTAGGTAAATCATCATGAGTAAATTAACAGGCGGTTGCCTATGCGGTGCCGTCCAATGTGAAATAGCGAACCCGCTGCGGTTTGCCCGCAATTGCCTCTGCGCTATGTGCCGAAAAGCGACAGGCGCGGCATTTGCCACTTGGGCATACGTAGAATATCAAGATTTTCGATGGATTCACGGGAGTGACCTACTGGGAGAGTATCGCTCATCCCCTGATGTCAGGCGAACATTTTGCAAGGTGTGCGGCTCCACCTTGCAGTACATTGCAGATCAGGCGTTTCCAGATGCTTTTGGGTTAGCATTGGGTACGGTAAATGGTGACCCAGGCTGTAAACCGATGCGCCACGTCATGGTTGGCTCAAAAGCGCCGTGGTTTGCAATCGCCGACCATCTGCCTCAGTCAGCGGAAGCCGCACCTAGTGAATAATGCTAGCTTTAAATCATATTCAACTGCTAACCATGGGATATTGAATGAACCTATCCAAACGCATGGTCTTGATCGTTATCGTGCTGATTTCTTGCGTCGGCTGCGACCAGGCCAGTAAATCAGTTGCCCAGTCGTTATTGTCCGAAACCGAAGTCTGGTCGTTTTGGGGCGATACGGTGCGCTTACAGATGGCCCATAACCATGGCGCATTTTTGGGCGTGGGTTCGTCGTTTCCGGAAAACCCCCGAGAGAGTTTATTCTCGCTTGGCGTAGCCGGAATGTTACTCGCTTTGCTGGGTTACCTCCTGTTTTCCAAATCGGCCTCGCCGGCCTGGATCATGGCATATGCGCTGTTGTTGGCGGGTGGCTTGGGCAATCTGATCGATAGATTGATGTACGGCGGCTATGTGGTGGATTTTGTCAACATGGGCATCGGACCAATCCGCACCGGTGTGTTTAACGTGGCCGATGTGGTCGTGGTCGCTGGCGCGTTGATGTTGCTTACTGGCATGCCCCGCGCTAACAAAAGGCTGTCTGAGCGATGAATCCATTCAGCGAATATCCGCAATACGATGCCTTGGGTCTGGCGCATCTGCTGCAAACCGGCGAAGTTTCGGCCGGCGAATCGTTGGATGCGATCATCGCCAAAGCCGTGCAACAAACGCCGTTCACCCCGATTACCAACATCACCCGCCAACCGGCCATATCGGTGCCGCTGTAGTGGAGCGACGACGGCTTGCAGTTCATGGCCGCAACAGGTCACGACCGGCTATTGTTGCAACGGGCCGCCCAGCTCGAACAGGCCGAGCCTTGGAAACACAGGATGCCGCCGTTATGCCATCAATAGAATTTAGACAATTCGGCGCCGCCGACGGCCAGCCGGTGATTTATTTCCACGGTACGCCGGGTTCGCCTGACGAATGCGAAATTTTTGACCTTCATGGCAAACAACATCAGCTGACCATCATTTGTTATGACCGCTCGACCATAGCCCCTAGTTTGCAAGGTGCTGCTTATTACCAGGGCATAGCCGATGAGATTGCCAAGAAGGTTGGCGCTAACCCCGTCGATTTTATCGGCTTTTCGATCGGCGCTTTCATTGCCTTGCAAGTCTGCCGCGCGATGAGCGGCAAAGTCCGCAGCCTGCATCTGGTTTCCGCGGCTGCGCCGCTGGATGCTGGCAACTTCATCGACGCGGCGGCGGGAAACGCCGTTTTCCGATTGGCTCAAAATCATCCGTCCGCTTTTATGTGGCTGGCTCGAGTACAAGGATGGCTAGCGAGTAGGTTTCCCGGCCTGTTGTTGCGGATGTTGTTTTCCAGCGCGGCCGGCGAAGACAAGGTTTTAGCAGAGGACAAGACGTTTCGGACCGCCATGACCCAAACGCTCAAAACCTGTTTCAAGCGCGATTCGCTAGGCTATGCTCGCGACGTCATCGCCTACGTGCAGCCCTGGAAAGCGACGCTGGCCGATATCAGCGTTGATGCTCATATCTGGCACGGCGCGGAAGACAATTGGTCGCCGGTTGCCATGGCCGATTTTCTGGCAACGGCGCTGCCTGGTTGTTCGAAAAACACGGTACTGGACGGACTTTCCCATTATTCCTGCCTGTATCGAGCCGCGCCGACGATATGCCTAGCGATCAAAACGTTGAGTTAAACAAGGAGTCTACCCATCTATGACGGTATCCATCGCATTGCTTGGCGAATACACGCCGACATTTCCGCCTCATGCTGCTACCAATGCCGCTATCGAACACTCAAAAGCGGCGCTAGGCGAGAACATAGTGTCCGATTGGATTTCCACAGCGGAAATTACCCCAGCGCTGTTCGACCGCTACTCGGGCATCTGGATCGCCCCTGGTAGCCCGTATAAAAACATGGACAAAACGCTGGCGGCGATTCGTCATGCCAGAGAAAACAATATCCCATGCTTCGGTACCTGTGGCGGCTTTCAGCACATGATCATCGAATATGCCCGCAACGTATTGGGATTTATAGACGCACAGCATGCCGAGTACGATCCGTATGCCTCGAATTTATTTATCTCGCAGTTGGCTTGTTCGCTGGCCGGACGAGAGATGCAACTACGCTTCGAACCCACTTCGCGCGTGGCAGCCATTTATGGTGCGATAACGGCTACCGAGCAGTATTACTGCAATTTCGGCATCAACCCGGACTGTGTCGATGCGCTGAAACAAGGCCCTATGCAAATCAGCGGCGCTGATGCCGAAGGTGATATCCGGGTGATCGAGTGGCCGGGGCATCCGTTTTTCATCGGCACTTTGTTTGTGCCGCAAGCCCGATCCACGCCGCAACAGCCGCATCCTTTGGTTTCGGCTTTTTTAAGGGCCGTGGCAAACCTATGAATGCCTATCTCATTTTGGATCTAACGATTCATGATTTTGATCGATTCCGAGAATACATCTCGAAAATACCGGCATTGATAGAAAAACATTCCGGAAGGTACGTGGTTCGGGGCGAACCGCCTACTGTTATAGAGGGTGATTGGATGCCTGAAAGGGTCGTTGTCATCGAGTTTCCATCACGAGAACAAGCTAACGGCTTTCTTCAAGACCCCGAAGCGCAAACGCTTTTTTCATTACGCCATCAAACGAGCACCAGTAAACTCGTTCTAGTGGATGGATGTTTGTAACGCAATAGTAAATTCCAACATATCAAAGGTTAGATCATCAAAATGGCACAAATCAAAATTTACGGCATCAAAGATCACCTCGATCCCATCGAGCGGACCACTTCTCATGTGCGTTAGCGCACTGACTGAAGCTTATGGAGGTGTTATTTTCCAACCCTTGGATGAGGCGCTTTGCGGCTAAGGCAGACAAGCGCATAATTTGTTTTGAATTAAACGATTGTGAATGTACTCTCTATGCACCTTTAAATAAGGAGTGCCAAAATGTGATGATTTGATTCCTCTGCCTTCCATTTAACTCAAAGTGAGCTGAAAAATGGTTAAAACCCAAACGGCCAGTTTAGGCTCCAATTCTTTGATGGTTGCCAGTGCCTCCAACCAAGCCCCCAGAATCCGAAATAACAGCAAACCAAATGTCGGTTCGGATAGTACACCGCCTATTATTGCCATAGGCGCATCTGCTGGCGGCTTGGAAGCCTTGGAACAGTTCTTTACCCATGTTCCACCTGGCTGTGGTGTGGCCTTTGTCGTGATACAGCATCTCGACCCCGATCATCAGGGCATGTTGCCGGAATTATTGCAGCGGGTTACGCCGTTGACCGTGATTCAGACCGGCGATCGGATGAAAATTAAGCCGGACTGGGTGTATGTGATTCCGCCCAATAAAGATTTATCCATTTTGCATGGGAAACTGCATCTGCTGGAACCGCTTGCCCCGCGAGGCTTGCGTTTGCCGATCGATTCGTTTTTCCGGGCGTTGGCCGACGACCAGCATGAACGGGCAACTGGCGTGATCCTGTCGGGCATGGGCTCGGACGGTACTCTGGGGCTGCGCGCCATCAAGGAAAACGCCGGCTTGGCGGTGGTGCAGGCGCCGGAGTCGGCACAATTCGATTCGATGCCGCGTAGTGCTGTCAATGCCGGTTTGGCGGATATTGTTGCTCCCCCTGTGGAATTGTGGGGCAAGATACTGGCCTATCTCAAGCACAATCCGCGCGGTTTGCACACCGTGCCGGACATGGGCGTGGAACTAAAAAACCAAAGCGCGCTGGAACAAATCGTCATTCTGCTGCGCGAGCGCACCGGCAACGATTTCTCGCTGTATAAAAAAAATACCATTTATCGGCGGATCGAACGGCGCATGGGGCTGCACCAAATCGACGCGATAGCCCATTATGTACGTTATCTGCGTGAGAATACCCAGGAACAGGATTTGTTGTTCAAGGAACTGTTGATCGGCGTGACCAATTTTTTTCGCGATCCGTCGGTCTGGGAATCTCTGAAGGCAGATGCGATTCCGGCGCTACTGGCGGAATATCCGGCCGGTAAGGCCTTACGGGCTTGGGTGCCGGCCTGTTCGACCGGCGAGGAAGCATATTCGCTGGCCATCGTTTTTAAGGAAGCATTGGCAGCCAGCCAATGTCCGCAGCCGTTTAAACTACAGATTTTTGCAACCGATCTGGATCAGGATGCTATCGACAAAGCGCGGCTGGGGCTGTATCCGGCCAATATCGCCGGGGATGTATCCGCCGAACGCTTGAACCGCTTCTTTAGCGCGGACGGCGGCGGCTATCGCATTAATAAGGAAATTCGCGAGATGGTGATTTTTGCGCCGCATAATGTGATCATGGATCCGCCATTTACCAAGTTGGACCTGCTCTGCTGCCGCAACCTGTTGATATACCTAAGCTTGGAATTGCAGAAAAAACTGATTTTGTTGTTTCACTACACGCTCGCCAATCACGGCGTTATGTTGCTGGGTAACGCCGAAACCATAGGCAACGCCGGTCATTTGTTTAGTGGGATTGACAACAAATCTCGGCTTTATCGACGCATTGGCAATCCTTTTCCATTGGATGTCGATTTCCCTACCAAATATTTTCCAGTTACAACCATGGCCGAAGAATCCGAAAAAAACCTGCCTATTGCCAAT harbors:
- a CDS encoding DUF1330 domain-containing protein, whose protein sequence is MNAYLILDLTIHDFDRFREYISKIPALIEKHSGRYVVRGEPPTVIEGDWMPERVVVIEFPSREQANGFLQDPEAQTLFSLRHQTSTSKLVLVDGCL
- the lspA gene encoding signal peptidase II, yielding MNLSKRMVLIVIVLISCVGCDQASKSVAQSLLSETEVWSFWGDTVRLQMAHNHGAFLGVGSSFPENPRESLFSLGVAGMLLALLGYLLFSKSASPAWIMAYALLLAGGLGNLIDRLMYGGYVVDFVNMGIGPIRTGVFNVADVVVVAGALMLLTGMPRANKRLSER
- a CDS encoding CTP synthase C-terminal region-related (seleno)protein, with product MTVSIALLGEYTPTFPPHAATNAAIEHSKAALGENIVSDWISTAEITPALFDRYSGIWIAPGSPYKNMDKTLAAIRHARENNIPCFGTCGGFQHMIIEYARNVLGFIDAQHAEYDPYASNLFISQLACSLAGREMQLRFEPTSRVAAIYGAITATEQYYCNFGINPDCVDALKQGPMQISGADAEGDIRVIEWPGHPFFIGTLFVPQARSTPQQPHPLVSAFLRAVANL
- a CDS encoding GFA family protein, which produces MSKLTGGCLCGAVQCEIANPLRFARNCLCAMCRKATGAAFATWAYVEYQDFRWIHGSDLLGEYRSSPDVRRTFCKVCGSTLQYIADQAFPDAFGLALGTVNGDPGCKPMRHVMVGSKAPWFAIADHLPQSAEAAPSE
- a CDS encoding class I SAM-dependent methyltransferase, with product MTAKEHYDRHLGGFYAWMVGDFDARQKEHQHFLEASGLLPHSTSIALDLGAGHGIQSVSLAKLGYTVKAIDFNKQLLSELIDNTQRLSVTGFNDDIRLVKKYADPKPELIICWGDTLTHLESLDDIRQFVIDCCESLIEGGKLILSFRDYSTALSGDQRFIPVKSDDTKILTCCLDYEADRVRVTDLLQVKTENGWQQKVSSYYKVRVSPNDVVKILADCGLRMAFNEVVNRMTTIIAIKAVSR
- a CDS encoding alpha/beta fold hydrolase encodes the protein MPSIEFRQFGAADGQPVIYFHGTPGSPDECEIFDLHGKQHQLTIICYDRSTIAPSLQGAAYYQGIADEIAKKVGANPVDFIGFSIGAFIALQVCRAMSGKVRSLHLVSAAAPLDAGNFIDAAAGNAVFRLAQNHPSAFMWLARVQGWLASRFPGLLLRMLFSSAAGEDKVLAEDKTFRTAMTQTLKTCFKRDSLGYARDVIAYVQPWKATLADISVDAHIWHGAEDNWSPVAMADFLATALPGCSKNTVLDGLSHYSCLYRAAPTICLAIKTLS
- a CDS encoding chemotaxis protein CheB, with protein sequence MVKTQTASLGSNSLMVASASNQAPRIRNNSKPNVGSDSTPPIIAIGASAGGLEALEQFFTHVPPGCGVAFVVIQHLDPDHQGMLPELLQRVTPLTVIQTGDRMKIKPDWVYVIPPNKDLSILHGKLHLLEPLAPRGLRLPIDSFFRALADDQHERATGVILSGMGSDGTLGLRAIKENAGLAVVQAPESAQFDSMPRSAVNAGLADIVAPPVELWGKILAYLKHNPRGLHTVPDMGVELKNQSALEQIVILLRERTGNDFSLYKKNTIYRRIERRMGLHQIDAIAHYVRYLRENTQEQDLLFKELLIGVTNFFRDPSVWESLKADAIPALLAEYPAGKALRAWVPACSTGEEAYSLAIVFKEALAASQCPQPFKLQIFATDLDQDAIDKARLGLYPANIAGDVSAERLNRFFSADGGGYRINKEIREMVIFAPHNVIMDPPFTKLDLLCCRNLLIYLSLELQKKLILLFHYTLANHGVMLLGNAETIGNAGHLFSGIDNKSRLYRRIGNPFPLDVDFPTKYFPVTTMAEESEKNLPIANLQTLADQLLLQHFAPAAVLVNAEGDILYISGRTGKYLEPAAGKANWNIHAMAREGLRHELIGALKKARDQTEAVHVPGLVVGNNGASQIVNLTIQTITKPAALKGMAIVVFADVPTPPARKTSRKSPNAAQKQLEAEVQQSREDLQTLREEMQTSQEELKSANEELQSTNEELQSTNEELTTSKEEMQSLNEELQTVNAELQVKVDDLSRASNDMNNLLNSMEIATVFLDNTLNIRRFTSHISHLFKVIAADVGRPLSDIVTDLECPELHTDAQEVLRTLMFVEKQIKARDERWFKVRIMPYRTQDNLIDGVVITFIDISETKKLEAELRISHEKPE